TGACTCGCGGGCGGGGGTGTCGAATAGACGGGAGGGATCGAGCCGCGCCCCGAAGCGTGCCGGCTGACGTCGGTCAGTATGCTGCGACCGGTCGGGACTTTGCCGGCCCCGGCAGTCCGCGCGCTGGACCGCCGCGACCTACGTCGTGCCGCTAGCGCTGCACGACCAGCCTCTGCGAAGCCTCAAAGCCGAAGCTCGATAGCTTCACAAGGTACACGCCGCTACTGATGTGCCGGAGATCCAGGCTTGCGACTCCGCTTCGAGCTAGAGCGAGGTGAGAGGTCATGGTCTGTTGCCCGGCAACATTGTAGACACGCAGCCATGCCAAGCCGGCTCTGGGCAGATTGTACCGCACCGTCGTCAGTCCGCCCATCAGCGGATTCGGGGTAATCGTGAACGAAAAGTTCCCGATGCTCGTGCTGTAGGCCATCACGCCTCCGCGGTCCGGCTGAGCCACGGCTGCCGCCACATCGTACGGCGTGTAGCGCCAGAACTCAAGTGACCGGTTGCCCTTGAAGGCAAATAGCCCGATGCCACGAGCCCCTGTCAGGGCCGCTCCAGCCATTACCTTCTTATGCTGCCCGCTCGTACCAACGAGCGGGATGTCGTCTTGAGTGTGCCAGGAGTCGCCGAGCGGGAAGTAGCGCCAGAACTCGGTGGTATTGTTGCCCTTAAAGGCGTAGAGACTCCCGGAGTACCACGCCGCGCAGGAACCGTCCTTCGCCTTCTTGCAACCCGCAGTCCCCGGTATCGGCATCGGTCGCTTTGCCTGGCTCCAAGTGTCTGCGTCCGTGTCGTAAATATACATCTCGTGGTACTTCGCCTTGAAGGCGTACAGGTAGTGACCCGCATCCGCATCCGCGACCAGCCAGGAACCATCATTGTACTTGACGTGGCTCGCAAGCCCGATCGGAGCATCCAATAGTTGGGTCCAGCCGTTGGTCGTCGGATTGTACTTGTAGAACTCGTTACAGTAGCCCTTCAGCAGGTACACATTCCCGACGCCGTGCTTGGTCGCCCAGGCGATCCCAGCGCCATGCTTGACCTTCTTGCCCGACGAACCCTTCGGGACGTTCGTGAGCTGAGTCCACGCCTTAGTATCGGCATCGTAGCCCCAGAACCCGGCCGTGTTGTTGCCCTTGGTCAGGTAAAGCTCGCCATGGCCGTCCGAGCAGACTACCGAGCCCGTGTACGGCGCCTTCTTGTCCGCGCCCAGCGGAATGGACGCCAGTGTCGTCCAGGTGCCCTGCGGCACACTGTATGAGTAGAAGTCGCCCGTCCTGTTGCCCGTTGAGGCGTAGACGAGATCCGTGCCCGCATCGTAGGCGAGACAGCCGCCAACCCCTACAGGCTTGTCCTCCCGACCCGCTGGCAGGCTGGTCACCTGGGACCATCCGTACCATCCGGCGACGATGACGCTTACGATGCCGGTTGCCCTATCGTTTTCGGGATGTATGTCTTGGGCCAGTTCGGTCGAGCAACGCGTGGCATAGGTGCCGCGTTGACCCGCGGTCCAGTCCGGAAACGACACAATCACGGAATCGCCGGATGCGAGTTTGGAAACGGTTTGGGTATTGGAGTAACTCGTACCGATGCGGAAAGTGACCGGGAATGTCACGACGGACGTGCCTAGGTTCTTGACCCGGGCCTGCGGCGTGATGGTTGCGCCCGAGTCAACGGTGCCGACCGGTGCGACAATGGACTGTACCCCAACGTCAAGAGAATTAACGGTGTATCGCTGCTCAAACGCGCCCAAGTCCAGTGGTTGCCCGACAGCAGGTAATCCGGGCAGGGGAAAGTAGGTCACACCCCTGAGTACGAACTTATGCGATAGGTCGAGCGCTGCTTTTCGGGCAGTGCTCGTGTCAGGAACAAGCCAATCATGCCGCACGTTCAGGGGCCAGACCTGATGGGCTTCATTGCCAAGGATGGTATCCGTGCTCCACTGATTATGTCGGTCGTATCCGGCAAACTTCATATAGCCCCAATAGCTGTATAGTCCCCCCAGGAAGTTGTAGTCGAAGCCGGCGAAGCAAGTCGTATCGCCATTGGAAAACCTGTCAGAGTTAGATGTCAGCATCCCAGATGAGAAGACATTGTTGACAACCCTCATGCTCTCGCAGGCGGGCCAAACCGGATTGAGCGCATACGCCCCACCGGAAAAGCTGTTGTGATAGAACCAAACGCGGGGAGCCTTAGCAGTACCGTGAATGATGTTGTTGTCGCACCCGCCCATCTTGTGAAAGAAGATATGTGCCCCGGCGTCAGAATCTTGATAGGAAGTGTTGTTGTAGAAGTAGACCAGCCGACTCGTGTCCACTCCGCCCATGCCAATCGCTGATATTCTGATGCTGATGGCGGAGTGAATGAAGGTGTTTCCGTATATGAGGTCACTATCATTATTCGGATAGCTCTCGACGCCCGGTCCTGATGTGTGAGTGATGGCGTTGCTGAATACGCTCGTGTGCCGCGTCGAATATGATAGCAGGATAGCGCCGAAGTTGTCATGGAGCCGGTTGCCTGAAATCGTATGCCCAGTGCCCCCTTGAATGTTGACATCACCGACATCGGCGT
The genomic region above belongs to bacterium and contains:
- a CDS encoding T9SS type A sorting domain-containing protein, which gives rise to MRYLFLLCGLSCAAFATTYYVATTGSDVNDGSSVHPFLTIQKGINSAASGDTVFVEAGSYSECDTFRTDNVVVRGDVYNDGSPAVTMDGTRPVTTTWLAAPSIGAGVYEATNVTGPTYGPYIVMQDSEQFLKAYMDSVGDYMPGTGRQMLAYDTNRYWHPFGMSESTRFWDDLRCLFCNSNTGDTTYIRFRNNVNPNTLTLRASHWNEGFYIEGKRNITVEHLKMVGYADDVLGWDCSHLTIKNCVLRGGFGRVLVGPKTTEADSCTFINNDIAGGMDTTMLFGEWEGGGYARDTTRRHCASYCFRKFENADVGDVNIQGGTGHTISGNRLHDNFGAILLSYSTRHTSVFSNAITHTSGPGVESYPNNDSDLIYGNTFIHSAISIRISAIGMGGVDTSRLVYFYNNTSYQDSDAGAHIFFHKMGGCDNNIIHGTAKAPRVWFYHNSFSGGAYALNPVWPACESMRVVNNVFSSGMLTSNSDRFSNGDTTCFAGFDYNFLGGLYSYWGYMKFAGYDRHNQWSTDTILGNEAHQVWPLNVRHDWLVPDTSTARKAALDLSHKFVLRGVTYFPLPGLPAVGQPLDLGAFEQRYTVNSLDVGVQSIVAPVGTVDSGATITPQARVKNLGTSVVTFPVTFRIGTSYSNTQTVSKLASGDSVIVSFPDWTAGQRGTYATRCSTELAQDIHPENDRATGIVSVIVAGWYGWSQVTSLPAGREDKPVGVGGCLAYDAGTDLVYASTGNRTGDFYSYSVPQGTWTTLASIPLGADKKAPYTGSVVCSDGHGELYLTKGNNTAGFWGYDADTKAWTQLTNVPKGSSGKKVKHGAGIAWATKHGVGNVYLLKGYCNEFYKYNPTTNGWTQLLDAPIGLASHVKYNDGSWLVADADAGHYLYAFKAKYHEMYIYDTDADTWSQAKRPMPIPGTAGCKKAKDGSCAAWYSGSLYAFKGNNTTEFWRYFPLGDSWHTQDDIPLVGTSGQHKKVMAGAALTGARGIGLFAFKGNRSLEFWRYTPYDVAAAVAQPDRGGVMAYSTSIGNFSFTITPNPLMGGLTTVRYNLPRAGLAWLRVYNVAGQQTMTSHLALARSGVASLDLRHISSGVYLVKLSSFGFEASQRLVVQR